Proteins from a genomic interval of Paenibacillus sp. RC334:
- a CDS encoding YfbR-like 5'-deoxynucleotidase, with product MGIHTYFRSLNELERIIRCPGKFKFEEHSVSAHSWKVVQYAKTLADIEERNGVSIDWKKLYEITSSHDYGEIFIGDIKTPVKHSSKELRLLIQQVEEGMVEYFIEENIPEEFKAIFRKQLREGKDNSVEGLILEVADKMDQVYEAFAELQRGNTEKEFIVMYRNALVKIKNIRLKCVDYFLENILPDMVKEETPSSIDIKKITEEALAL from the coding sequence ATGGGGATTCATACGTATTTTCGATCGCTAAACGAGCTGGAAAGGATCATCCGCTGTCCAGGCAAGTTTAAATTTGAAGAACACAGCGTATCTGCTCATTCGTGGAAAGTGGTACAGTATGCCAAAACGCTGGCTGATATTGAAGAGCGAAACGGCGTAAGCATTGACTGGAAAAAGCTTTACGAGATCACAAGTAGTCACGATTATGGGGAGATTTTTATTGGAGACATAAAAACGCCTGTTAAGCATTCCTCCAAGGAACTCCGGTTATTAATCCAGCAGGTCGAAGAAGGTATGGTTGAGTATTTTATTGAAGAGAACATTCCGGAGGAGTTCAAAGCCATTTTCCGCAAACAGTTACGGGAAGGCAAGGACAATTCAGTAGAAGGTTTGATCCTTGAAGTTGCTGACAAGATGGATCAGGTGTACGAAGCATTTGCCGAACTACAGCGGGGAAATACTGAAAAAGAATTTATAGTCATGTATCGTAATGCGCTCGTTAAAATCAAAAATATTCGATTAAAATGCGTTGATTATTTTTTGGAAAATATTTTGCCAGATATGGTTAAGGAAGAAACGCCTTCATCCATTGATATTAAAAAGATTACGGAAGAAGCCTTAGCACTATAA
- a CDS encoding response regulator transcription factor, translated as MFKILLIEDDETLFHEVKDRLTQWAYDVYGIQDFSKVIQEFTTIKPDLVVIDIQLPKFDGFHWCRMIRSRSNVPILFLSSRDHPTDMVMSMQLGADDFIQKPFHFDVLIAKLQATLRRVYNYNTEPVSLKTWCGATVDYEKNVVANEAGSIELTKNEIYILKLLIEQKNKIVSREELIKSLWDDERFVSDNTLTVNLNRLRKKLDELDLGRFIETKVGQGYMATEEAHAYD; from the coding sequence TTGTTTAAAATCTTGCTAATTGAAGATGATGAAACTTTATTTCATGAAGTTAAAGATAGATTAACTCAATGGGCCTATGATGTGTATGGCATCCAGGACTTTAGTAAGGTAATTCAGGAATTCACAACGATAAAGCCTGATCTGGTCGTGATTGATATTCAATTACCGAAATTTGATGGGTTTCATTGGTGTCGAATGATTCGATCCCGTTCTAACGTCCCTATCCTCTTCTTATCATCACGTGATCACCCTACGGATATGGTGATGTCGATGCAGCTTGGAGCGGATGATTTTATCCAAAAACCGTTTCATTTTGATGTACTCATTGCAAAATTACAGGCGACACTTCGCCGCGTGTACAATTACAATACAGAACCTGTCTCCCTGAAAACATGGTGTGGAGCCACGGTCGATTACGAAAAAAATGTAGTTGCCAATGAGGCTGGCTCCATCGAATTAACCAAGAACGAAATTTATATTTTAAAGCTTCTAATTGAGCAAAAAAACAAAATTGTCTCCCGGGAGGAATTAATTAAAAGCCTTTGGGATGATGAACGTTTTGTCAGCGACAATACCCTGACCGTCAACTTGAATCGCCTGCGAAAAAAACTGGATGAGCTGGATTTGGGCCGTTTCATTGAAACGAAGGTGGGGCAAGGCTACATGGCTACAGAAGAGGCACATGCCTATGATTAA
- a CDS encoding sensor histidine kinase, whose amino-acid sequence MIKKYLMERRSWILLFVCQQFLILLIAYVDAAIPFMPILYIVFLSMMVFLGFLIIRYPKETKFYKTLEEWEIPLELTGIGEPESPFEQIIEQKITDQTERLQQIISQNQLTLEHEKDELLSWIHEVKTPLTAMHLMIERLDDKSLKAQLTYEWLRIHLLLDQQLHHKRISFIENDLYVEQVNLKSLVFKEIKTLQSWCIQKGIGFDIQLEQMEVLSDAKWLAFIVRQLLTNAIKYSDASDIIIHSYEQNDRIRLEVQDFGRGIDPKDIPRIFEKGFTSTTQHSDHTSTGMGLYLTKKAATPLLIHIDMHSKPDAGTTFTLIFPKQNDFVSMVSM is encoded by the coding sequence ATGATTAAAAAATATCTTATGGAAAGGCGAAGCTGGATTCTACTTTTTGTATGTCAGCAATTCCTTATCCTGCTCATCGCTTATGTGGATGCAGCAATCCCGTTTATGCCGATCCTTTATATTGTCTTCTTATCTATGATGGTATTCTTGGGTTTTTTAATTATCCGCTACCCTAAAGAAACCAAATTCTATAAAACACTAGAAGAATGGGAAATCCCTCTCGAATTAACGGGTATAGGCGAACCGGAGAGTCCATTTGAGCAAATCATTGAACAAAAAATCACCGACCAGACCGAACGATTACAACAAATCATCTCGCAAAATCAATTGACACTTGAACACGAAAAAGATGAACTATTATCCTGGATTCATGAGGTAAAAACACCTTTGACCGCCATGCATTTGATGATTGAGCGATTGGACGATAAATCCCTAAAGGCTCAACTAACTTATGAATGGTTACGAATTCACTTACTGCTGGATCAGCAGCTCCATCACAAACGCATATCTTTTATTGAAAATGATTTGTATGTGGAGCAAGTGAATTTAAAATCTCTGGTTTTTAAAGAGATTAAAACATTACAATCATGGTGCATCCAAAAAGGGATCGGTTTTGATATCCAACTTGAGCAAATGGAAGTGCTGAGTGATGCCAAATGGCTTGCTTTTATCGTTAGGCAGCTCTTAACCAATGCCATCAAATATAGCGATGCCAGTGATATTATCATTCACAGCTATGAACAAAATGATCGAATACGGCTTGAGGTCCAAGACTTTGGTCGCGGTATTGATCCGAAGGATATACCCCGTATTTTCGAGAAAGGTTTTACATCCACGACCCAACATTCTGATCATACTTCAACGGGCATGGGGTTATATTTAACGAAAAAGGCAGCAACGCCTTTGCTCATACATATAGATATGCATTCCAAACCGGACGCCGGTACAACCTTTACTTTAATTTTTCCCAAACAAAATGATTTCGTGAGTATGGTGAGCATGTGA
- a CDS encoding ABC transporter ATP-binding protein has translation MNILEAHKIHKSYGNKLNMQEVLKGIDILIEEGEFVSIMGASGSGKTTLLNVLSSIDHVSHGSIKINDIEMTKMKEKQLAEFRKKHLGFIFQEYNLLDTLTVKENILLPLSITKTPKKEANRRFQDVATELGIYELKDKYPNEISGGQKQRTSAARAFIHEPSIIFADEPTGALDSKSASDLLNKLGQLNQKRKATIIMVTHDPVAASHCSRVIFIKDGQMYTQLHKGEQERQSFFQDIMRTQGVLGGVQYEH, from the coding sequence GTGAATATTTTAGAAGCCCATAAAATTCATAAAAGCTACGGTAATAAGTTAAATATGCAGGAGGTATTAAAGGGAATTGATATCCTTATTGAAGAAGGTGAATTTGTCAGTATTATGGGAGCCTCTGGTTCAGGTAAAACCACTCTGCTGAATGTCCTTTCCTCCATTGATCACGTGAGCCACGGGTCCATTAAAATCAATGACATCGAAATGACGAAAATGAAGGAAAAGCAACTGGCTGAATTCCGCAAAAAGCATTTAGGGTTTATTTTTCAAGAGTATAATCTGCTGGATACGCTAACCGTGAAGGAGAACATTCTTTTACCCTTATCCATCACCAAAACGCCTAAAAAAGAGGCCAACCGAAGATTTCAGGACGTGGCTACAGAACTGGGAATTTATGAGTTGAAAGATAAGTACCCCAATGAAATCTCGGGTGGACAGAAACAGCGTACATCTGCGGCCAGAGCGTTTATTCATGAGCCCAGTATTATTTTTGCCGATGAACCTACGGGTGCGCTGGATTCCAAATCAGCTTCCGATTTATTGAACAAGCTGGGCCAGTTAAACCAGAAGCGCAAGGCAACCATCATTATGGTCACGCACGATCCCGTCGCTGCCAGCCATTGCAGTAGAGTCATTTTTATTAAGGATGGACAAATGTATACACAGCTTCATAAAGGTGAACAAGAAAGACAAAGCTTCTTCCAAGATATCATGAGAACCCAAGGGGTCTTAGGCGGGGTCCAATATGAACATTAA
- a CDS encoding ABC transporter permease, with translation MNINLLILKNLKKNLKNYYLYVFALIFSVALYFAFVTLQYDPSMDEVKGSVKGAASIRAASVLLVAIVCIFLLYANNIFIKRRSKEIGLFQLIGMTKNKIFRILSAENLILYFSSLFIGIVVGFSFSKLVIMILFKTTGVEAIATLYFSNQALTQTLIVFGIIYLLIMVMNYSFIKRQSILSLFRVTSTTEGKIKEISIFEMIIGIIGVSFIALGYYVSSKLFGGDFTSMNELFMAMVFILGSVIIGTLLFYKGSIRFISNIIRKSKGGYLNINEVLSLSSIMFRMKSNALLLTIITTVSALAIGLLSLSYIAYYSADQAAEGNVPSHFAMTNVADAEKFKTLLQEHDIQYREKKIEVIQVSVNAAQIMETPLEGLNIGTNSMTLPVISDQSVEATDVSPGQTILTGYNDLLQKFMSLKSFGPLDLKGKKEVIHQQYLGLKKEYVIPYYFTAGGLPTVIVDETIFERLKKDANPEIQKKSSLYIGIDMMNKDQIKEADRLFKAANFNDQQTSRLEMSSNQKRDMGVIMFVVGFLGLTFLITSGCILYFKQMDESEDEKANYTVLRKLGFTQGDLLRGIKIKQIFNFGIPLVIGLSHSYFAVQSGWFLFGTEVWMPMIIVMVLYTALYSIFGILSILYYKKVIKAAL, from the coding sequence ATGAACATTAATCTGCTCATTCTAAAGAATTTGAAAAAAAACCTGAAAAATTATTACCTTTATGTTTTTGCTCTCATTTTCAGTGTTGCGCTCTATTTCGCTTTTGTCACATTACAATACGATCCCTCCATGGACGAAGTGAAGGGCTCTGTTAAAGGTGCAGCTTCCATACGGGCAGCATCCGTCCTGCTGGTCGCTATTGTCTGTATTTTCCTTTTGTATGCTAATAATATCTTTATAAAAAGACGCAGCAAAGAAATTGGCCTATTTCAATTGATCGGAATGACTAAAAACAAAATTTTTCGCATCCTAAGTGCTGAAAACTTAATTCTATACTTCAGTTCACTATTCATTGGCATTGTGGTTGGATTCTCCTTTTCCAAATTAGTGATCATGATTTTATTTAAGACGACGGGCGTCGAAGCCATTGCCACTCTATATTTCTCTAACCAAGCACTGACTCAAACACTCATCGTTTTTGGTATCATCTACCTGTTGATCATGGTCATGAATTATTCCTTTATCAAAAGACAGAGTATTTTGTCTTTGTTCAGAGTGACCTCAACCACCGAAGGGAAAATCAAGGAAATATCTATCTTTGAGATGATCATTGGGATCATTGGAGTTTCATTCATCGCTTTAGGATACTATGTTTCTTCCAAATTGTTTGGTGGAGACTTTACATCCATGAATGAATTATTTATGGCTATGGTGTTTATTTTGGGCTCTGTCATCATCGGAACACTTCTTTTTTATAAAGGATCCATCCGCTTTATTTCAAATATCATCAGAAAAAGTAAAGGCGGCTATTTAAACATTAATGAGGTGCTGTCTCTCTCATCCATTATGTTCCGCATGAAATCCAATGCTTTGTTGTTGACCATTATTACGACGGTATCGGCACTTGCCATCGGTTTACTCTCCTTAAGCTATATCGCCTATTATTCTGCGGATCAAGCGGCTGAGGGCAATGTACCTTCCCATTTTGCAATGACGAATGTAGCGGATGCGGAGAAATTCAAAACGTTACTTCAGGAGCATGACATACAGTATCGTGAAAAGAAAATTGAAGTCATTCAAGTCAGTGTGAACGCAGCGCAAATTATGGAGACCCCTCTGGAAGGATTAAATATCGGTACGAATTCCATGACGCTGCCTGTCATAAGCGATCAATCTGTGGAGGCTACGGATGTATCCCCAGGTCAAACGATTTTAACGGGCTATAATGATCTGTTACAGAAATTTATGTCCTTGAAAAGCTTTGGCCCATTGGACTTGAAGGGGAAAAAGGAAGTCATACATCAACAATATTTGGGTCTAAAAAAGGAATATGTTATTCCCTACTATTTTACAGCCGGCGGACTACCCACTGTCATTGTAGACGAAACCATCTTTGAGCGGTTAAAGAAAGATGCAAATCCTGAGATTCAAAAGAAATCATCCTTATATATTGGAATTGATATGATGAATAAGGACCAGATCAAAGAAGCCGATCGCCTCTTTAAAGCCGCCAATTTTAATGACCAACAAACATCACGCCTTGAAATGAGCAGCAATCAGAAGAGAGATATGGGAGTGATCATGTTTGTAGTTGGATTTTTAGGACTCACCTTTCTCATTACATCAGGCTGTATCCTTTATTTTAAGCAAATGGATGAGAGCGAAGACGAAAAAGCCAATTATACGGTGTTGAGAAAGTTAGGGTTCACACAAGGGGACCTGCTTAGAGGCATCAAAATAAAACAAATCTTTAACTTCGGCATTCCATTAGTAATCGGCCTTTCACACAGCTATTTCGCCGTCCAATCCGGCTGGTTCTTGTTTGGAACAGAAGTTTGGATGCCTATGATCATCGTTATGGTACTATACACCGCCTTATATTCCATTTTCGGGATACTATCCATCCTGTATTATAAAAAAGTCATTAAAGCAGCATTATAA
- a CDS encoding aldo/keto reductase family protein, producing the protein MKYRNVGNSGLKISEIGLGSWLTYGTAAEQEAAHTCIAKAFELGINFFDTANAYNRGEGEKAMGAALKPYRRESYVLSTKVYFPMDSGPNDRGLSRKHIMEQCEASLQRLGTDYIDIYFCHRYDQDTPLEETLRALDDLQAQGKILYAAVSEWSAAQLTDAYGIGKRLNLRPLIANQPIYNMFERYIEHEVLPVSGQVGIGQIVFSPLAQGILTGKYKPGQPLPTGSRGADASVNHVISSYMNDTVLNCVQELDKLAKDLGVTLSQLALAWILREPGISAALIGATKPTQIEENVKAVEVTLQPEACAEIERILKQAEGFEPLR; encoded by the coding sequence ATGAAGTACAGAAATGTAGGCAACAGTGGTCTTAAAATCAGTGAAATCGGTTTGGGCAGTTGGTTGACGTACGGGACAGCCGCCGAGCAGGAAGCAGCTCATACCTGTATTGCCAAAGCCTTTGAACTCGGGATCAATTTCTTTGATACCGCCAATGCGTATAATCGGGGTGAGGGCGAAAAGGCTATGGGAGCGGCTTTGAAGCCTTATCGAAGAGAAAGCTACGTGTTATCTACGAAGGTTTACTTTCCAATGGATTCCGGTCCTAATGACAGGGGACTGTCCCGCAAGCACATTATGGAGCAATGCGAGGCTAGTCTTCAACGTCTTGGCACGGATTATATCGATATTTACTTCTGCCACCGTTACGATCAGGACACCCCTTTGGAAGAGACGCTGCGGGCTCTGGATGACCTTCAGGCTCAAGGCAAGATCCTGTATGCTGCAGTAAGCGAATGGAGTGCTGCCCAGCTCACGGATGCTTATGGCATTGGAAAAAGGCTGAATCTGCGTCCGCTGATTGCCAACCAGCCGATCTATAATATGTTCGAACGTTATATCGAACATGAGGTACTCCCTGTATCCGGGCAGGTAGGTATCGGCCAAATTGTATTTTCGCCTCTGGCCCAAGGTATCCTCACGGGTAAATACAAACCGGGACAACCTTTACCGACGGGCAGCCGCGGGGCTGATGCCTCCGTCAATCATGTCATCAGCAGTTACATGAACGATACCGTTCTAAACTGTGTCCAGGAGCTGGATAAGCTGGCGAAGGATTTGGGTGTCACCCTGTCACAGCTCGCGCTTGCCTGGATTCTGAGAGAACCGGGTATCAGCGCTGCACTCATTGGGGCCACTAAACCGACACAAATCGAAGAAAATGTGAAAGCAGTCGAGGTGACGCTTCAACCAGAGGCATGCGCGGAAATTGAGCGGATTCTGAAGCAAGCAGAGGGGTTCGAGCCTTTGCGTTAA
- a CDS encoding radical SAM protein encodes MSIENKYKALELEKPGIYELEGLEVGVTSNCNFKCDYCCAYQRNDGQCISSKEVIRIIDEIPTLKRVRLSGGEVTLKYQDCLDIVAHCSSKGIATQLNTNASLLSPERIERLRDAGLSNIHISFNFTDPEKYAAYYHVHPRMYETIAQNIRLCTEAKLETVLETLLFAETQNNMPAISEKVYELGVRIHEIQNSIVMDHTNWNAISTKEALVRSVHDLIAHKKDDTVLYFTCMDRFAEALGFKEQPGVYFSNCVDGKKQLHLHGNGDILICELCHPVVIGNIYNGTSLKDIYTHKPKPLQDFLDKLPCPAYDALFPNGI; translated from the coding sequence GTGAGTATAGAGAACAAATATAAAGCGCTTGAACTGGAAAAGCCAGGTATCTACGAATTGGAGGGGCTGGAGGTTGGAGTCACCTCCAATTGTAATTTTAAATGCGATTATTGCTGCGCATACCAGCGTAATGATGGACAATGCATCAGCAGTAAAGAAGTGATACGCATCATTGATGAAATCCCCACCTTAAAGCGCGTGCGGCTGTCCGGGGGAGAGGTGACCTTGAAGTATCAGGATTGTCTGGACATTGTGGCTCACTGTTCGAGCAAGGGAATCGCTACCCAGCTCAACACTAATGCCAGCTTGCTCAGTCCTGAACGAATTGAGAGGCTGCGTGATGCGGGGCTTTCCAACATCCATATCTCCTTCAACTTCACGGACCCCGAAAAATATGCGGCATATTATCATGTTCATCCGCGCATGTATGAGACAATCGCCCAGAATATTCGGTTATGTACCGAAGCCAAGCTGGAAACGGTGCTGGAGACCTTGCTATTTGCCGAGACGCAGAACAACATGCCAGCGATCAGCGAGAAAGTATATGAACTCGGTGTACGAATTCATGAAATCCAAAATAGCATCGTGATGGATCATACCAACTGGAACGCTATCTCTACCAAGGAAGCACTTGTTCGTTCCGTTCATGACTTGATCGCACATAAAAAGGACGATACCGTGCTGTATTTCACCTGTATGGATCGTTTTGCAGAAGCACTGGGCTTCAAGGAGCAGCCAGGTGTTTATTTTTCCAACTGCGTGGATGGTAAGAAGCAGCTTCATCTTCACGGGAATGGCGATATTCTGATCTGCGAGCTGTGCCATCCTGTGGTCATAGGCAACATTTACAACGGAACTTCCTTAAAAGATATTTACACCCATAAACCCAAGCCGCTTCAGGATTTTCTCGACAAACTGCCTTGTCCTGCATACGATGCACTTTTTCCGAATGGGATATAA
- a CDS encoding NAD(P)H-dependent oxidoreductase, whose amino-acid sequence MKTLIIVSHPNIEKSVINKRWVEELKKYPEKYTVHELYNIYPDGNIDVEKEQQLIESHRNLVLQFPVYWFNCPPLLKKWLDDVFAYGWAYGSNGGDKLKNRKVGLAVSAGIKKEDYSEEGRYRYTLEHLLSPFETTLLYCNADYRSFFAFYGIESEPGENEPGKENEPVTRHLENSTKDYLNFVDNL is encoded by the coding sequence TTGAAAACTCTCATTATCGTATCGCACCCAAACATAGAAAAATCCGTGATTAACAAGCGATGGGTAGAAGAACTCAAAAAATATCCTGAAAAGTATACTGTACACGAATTGTATAACATTTACCCTGACGGAAACATTGATGTGGAAAAAGAACAGCAATTAATTGAATCACATCGTAATCTTGTTTTACAGTTCCCGGTCTATTGGTTTAATTGTCCGCCACTTCTTAAAAAGTGGCTTGACGATGTTTTTGCTTATGGTTGGGCATATGGTTCAAATGGAGGGGATAAATTAAAGAATCGTAAAGTCGGCTTAGCTGTATCTGCCGGAATCAAAAAAGAAGATTACAGCGAAGAGGGAAGATACCGCTATACGCTTGAACATTTATTATCTCCTTTTGAAACTACATTGCTATACTGCAATGCGGATTATCGTTCGTTTTTTGCGTTTTATGGTATAGAAAGCGAACCTGGTGAAAATGAGCCTGGCAAAGAAAATGAACCGGTTACACGCCATTTGGAAAATAGCACAAAAGATTATTTGAATTTTGTGGACAACCTGTAA
- a CDS encoding helix-turn-helix domain-containing protein has protein sequence MSESCVPTGVMLKDTGFGYTLSLIGGKYKMIILYCLSENKVMRHNELKRRIGTISFKTLSIMLKELEADGLIIRKEFPQVPPKVEYSLSERGLSLIPLLNMMCEWGENNSSPALEAIQR, from the coding sequence ATGAGTGAAAGCTGTGTTCCTACTGGTGTGATGCTAAAAGATACTGGGTTCGGATATACGTTGTCCTTAATAGGCGGTAAATATAAAATGATCATTTTGTATTGTCTATCTGAAAATAAGGTTATGCGGCATAATGAGCTGAAGCGAAGGATCGGTACCATTTCTTTTAAAACGCTAAGCATTATGTTGAAAGAACTGGAGGCAGATGGCCTGATTATACGCAAGGAATTTCCCCAAGTCCCTCCAAAAGTTGAATATTCATTATCTGAACGCGGTCTTTCTCTCATTCCATTGTTAAATATGATGTGCGAGTGGGGAGAGAATAACAGTTCGCCAGCTCTGGAGGCTATACAGCGGTAG
- a CDS encoding DsrE/DsrF/DrsH-like family protein, with protein MDKKMNLLMFSGDYDKAMAGLILANTARELDVDVTMFFAFWGLFLVRDPDKMTLEDKTIYEKIMGWMTPKGPEQLPLSKMNFSGLGKLMLTEMIEDNEAPKLIHFLKGARKKNVKFYACKLSVDIMGFKPEEFIPELEIIEAKTYLKDALVSDMQLFI; from the coding sequence GTGGACAAAAAGATGAACCTGCTCATGTTCAGCGGGGATTACGATAAGGCGATGGCTGGACTGATTTTGGCGAATACGGCTCGGGAATTGGACGTGGACGTGACGATGTTTTTTGCGTTCTGGGGACTATTTCTGGTTCGTGATCCTGATAAAATGACGCTTGAGGACAAGACGATTTATGAAAAAATTATGGGCTGGATGACTCCAAAAGGACCTGAGCAGCTGCCGTTGTCCAAAATGAATTTTAGCGGTCTCGGCAAGCTGATGCTGACAGAAATGATCGAAGATAACGAAGCCCCGAAGCTGATTCATTTCTTGAAGGGGGCACGGAAAAAGAACGTCAAATTTTATGCCTGCAAGCTATCGGTGGACATTATGGGTTTTAAACCCGAAGAATTCATACCTGAACTAGAAATTATCGAGGCCAAAACGTATCTCAAAGATGCGCTCGTATCCGATATGCAGCTGTTCATATAA
- a CDS encoding aminotransferase class V-fold PLP-dependent enzyme, which yields MLKARIGSNNSAYQPSGEAYFARYRKGTIGYRQTFESPYGPKKLVYADWAASGRLYGPIESKIANHFGPFVANTHTESNLTGTLMTQAYEEAKRIIKNHVHANEQDIILFAGSGMTGAINKLQRMLGLKIHEKLKHHYPIAEKERPVIFVTHMEHHSNHISWAETIGDVVCIPPGPGGTVDPANLERLLLQFRRRPIKIGAFTACSNVTGFEPPIYQLSRKMHEHGGVCFIDFSANAPYAEINMHPTEPLERLDAIVFSPHKFLGGPGTSGVLIMDSKLSLNHAPDQPGGGTVSWTNPWGGYEYKDNIEAREDGGTPAFLQAIRTALCIQLKEQMGQNRILEREKELTSSLLKGLKGIPHLHVLGGRSQERLGIVSFVVDHIHYNLIVKLLNDRFGIQVRGGCSCAGTYGHYLLGIDQQTSNEMSDLIHAGDLSRKPGWVRLSLHPMMTNQEVSYLTSSIRAVVGNIIAWQKDYTYQPESNEWRYRYEHKKIDVSKWFNFSD from the coding sequence ATGCTCAAGGCTCGAATCGGAAGCAACAATAGTGCGTACCAGCCTTCTGGCGAGGCTTATTTCGCACGGTATCGGAAAGGTACGATTGGATATCGTCAAACCTTTGAATCTCCATACGGGCCAAAAAAGCTGGTGTATGCGGATTGGGCTGCCAGCGGTCGTCTGTATGGACCTATTGAGTCCAAAATAGCTAACCATTTCGGCCCTTTTGTGGCGAATACCCATACGGAGTCTAATTTGACAGGTACCCTGATGACCCAAGCCTACGAAGAGGCAAAGCGAATCATTAAGAATCACGTTCATGCCAACGAACAAGACATCATTCTGTTTGCCGGGTCCGGTATGACAGGGGCAATAAATAAGCTTCAACGCATGCTGGGATTGAAAATACATGAAAAATTAAAGCATCACTACCCTATCGCTGAAAAAGAACGTCCCGTTATTTTTGTCACCCATATGGAGCATCACTCGAATCATATCTCCTGGGCTGAAACGATTGGAGACGTCGTGTGCATTCCTCCCGGTCCCGGTGGTACCGTTGATCCGGCAAATCTGGAACGTTTGCTGCTTCAATTCCGTCGTCGCCCTATCAAGATCGGCGCTTTTACAGCCTGTTCCAATGTTACGGGGTTTGAACCGCCGATTTATCAACTGTCCCGCAAAATGCATGAGCATGGCGGGGTGTGTTTCATTGATTTTTCCGCAAACGCCCCTTATGCCGAGATCAACATGCACCCCACAGAGCCGCTTGAAAGATTGGATGCTATTGTATTTTCTCCCCACAAATTTCTCGGCGGCCCCGGAACAAGCGGTGTTCTCATTATGGATTCGAAACTAAGCCTCAACCATGCCCCGGATCAGCCAGGAGGCGGTACGGTAAGCTGGACCAATCCTTGGGGTGGGTACGAATATAAAGACAATATCGAAGCACGCGAGGATGGGGGGACTCCTGCTTTTCTACAGGCCATACGAACGGCGCTCTGCATTCAACTGAAAGAACAGATGGGCCAAAACCGCATTTTGGAGCGCGAAAAGGAGTTAACGTCATCACTCTTAAAAGGGTTGAAAGGAATACCACACTTGCACGTTTTAGGTGGAAGAAGCCAAGAACGACTCGGAATCGTTTCTTTCGTTGTCGACCATATCCACTACAATCTGATCGTAAAATTACTGAATGATCGGTTCGGAATTCAGGTCCGCGGCGGTTGCTCCTGTGCAGGAACGTATGGACACTATTTGCTGGGCATCGATCAACAAACCTCTAATGAGATGTCAGACCTCATCCATGCGGGAGACTTATCGAGAAAACCCGGCTGGGTGCGCCTGTCCCTCCATCCCATGATGACGAATCAGGAAGTCTCCTATCTTACCTCTTCCATACGAGCGGTTGTAGGAAATATCATAGCGTGGCAAAAGGATTATACGTATCAGCCCGAATCCAACGAGTGGCGATATAGGTATGAACATAAAAAAATAGATGTCAGCAAATGGTTCAATTTTAGCGATTAA